The following coding sequences are from one Arachis hypogaea cultivar Tifrunner chromosome 7, arahy.Tifrunner.gnm2.J5K5, whole genome shotgun sequence window:
- the LOC112702675 gene encoding uncharacterized protein gives MALSLNPLRKGLQYRFLSYFYDYSLSCVDLNLCSSSLPAKSSVSGSGAQGGKRENHSFRFPGQLRVTTDDNGQNFNFDSIDTLSDDKEEKDGDGKGSSDGDDEGLEFMTSSNSNDNYAYGESIGRVEIDEHEIRHPLVKEVCRLITYRSAWNPTLEGYLRYLLRKLKPPHVCAVLRSQEDERIALNFFYWADRQWRYKHDAIVYYTLLDVLSKTKLCQGAKRILKLMLRRGIKCSSKAFGYVMVSYSRAGMLRHAMQVLTVMQKAGIELNLSICNIAIYVLVKGSKLEKALRILNRMELVGIKPNVVTYNCLIKGYCDLNRVEDALELIVEMASKGCPPDKVSYYTVMVFLCKEKKIEEVKLLMEKMVVNSELIPDQVTYDTLIHTLSKHGHADDALAYLREAEDKGFHIDKVGYSAVVNSFSKKGKIDETKSLVNEMYSKGCIPDVVTYTAIIDGFCRMGKIDEAKKMLQQMYKHGCKPNTVSYTALLNGLCHNGKSLEAREMLNVSEEHWWMPNAISHSVVMHGFRREGNLSAACDLVRKMVGKGFFPTPVEINLLIQSLCQNQEVVKAKRFLDECLNKGCAINVVNFTTVIHGFCQIGDLEAALSVLEDMYLINKHPDVVTFTILFDALGRIGRLDEAAELITKMLCKGLDPTPVTYRTVIHHYCKWEQVDDMLKLLEKMLVRKPLRTLYNQVIEKLCAFGKPEEAEKLLGKVLRTASNLDANTCHVLIESYLTKGLPLSANRVASRMFSRNLIPDLKLCQKVSKKLMSDGKLVEADNLMLQLVERGIQQNEMNL, from the coding sequence ATGGCACTGAGCTTGAATCCATTGCGAAAGGGTTTACAATATAGATTCTTGAGCTATTTCTATGATTATTCATTATCTTGTGTTGATCTGAATCTGTGCTCTTCATCATTGCCTGCAAAAAGTTCTGTTTCTGGTTCTGGGGCTCAAGGTGGTAAACGTGAAAATCATAGTTTTAGGTTTCCAGGGCAATTGCGTGTTACTACCGATGATAATGGTCAGAACTTCAATTTTGATAGTATTGATACACTGAGTGATGATAAAGAGGAAAAAGATGGTGATGGAAAAGGTTCTagtgatggtgatgatgaggGTCTTGAGTTTATGACCTCCTCTAATAGCAATGATAATTATGCTTATGGAGAGAGTATTGGCAGAGTTGAAATTGATGAACATGAAATCAGGCATCCTTTGGTTAAGGAAGTTTGTAGGTTGATTACATATAGGTCAGCTTGGAACCCTACACTTGAAGGATATTTGAGGTACTTGTTGAGAAAATTGAAGCCCCCACATGTTTGTGCTGTCTTACGCTCTCAAGAAGATGAACGAATTGCTTTGAATTTCTTCTATTGGGCTGATCGGCAGTGGCGCTACAAACACGATGCTATTGTCTACTATACATTGTTAGATGTGCTTAGCAAGACTAAATTGTGCCAGGGTGCTAAGCGGATTCTTAAGCTTATGTTGCGTCGTGGAATCAAATGTTCCTCTAAAGCTTTTGGCTATGTGATGGTGTCTTATAGTCGAGCAGGCATGTTGAGGCATGCCATGCAAGTTTTGACCGTGATGCAGAAAGCTGGAATTGAACTTAATTTATCTATATGTAACATTGCTATCTATGTTTTAGTTAAGGGCAGCAAATTGGAGAAGGCACTGAGAATCTTGAATCGAATGGAGCTGGTTGGAATCAAACCTAATGTTGTCACTTATAATTGCTTGATCAAGGGTTACTGTGATCTGAATCGGGTTGAAGATGCATTGGAGCTTATTGTGGAAATGGCATCCAAGGGATGTCCCCCTGACAAGGTTAGTTATTATACTGTGATGGTTTTCCTCTGCAAggagaaaaaaattgaagaagtgAAGCTGTTGATGGAGAAAATGGTGGTGAATAGTGAATTAATTCCAGATCAGGTTACATATGATACACTTATTCACACGCTATCCAAGCATGGGCATGCAGATGATGCTTTGGCTTACTTAAGAGAAGCAGAAGACAAGGGCTTCCACATTGATAAGGTTGGGTATAGTGCAGTAGTTAACTCCTTTAGTAAGAAAGGCAAAATAGACGAGACAAAGAGTTTAGTGAACGAGATGTACTCGAAGGGTTGTATTCCTGATGTTGTGACATATACTGCTATTATTGATGGATTTTGTCGCATGGGAAAGATAGATGAAGCGAAAAAGATGCTGCAGCAGATGTACAAACATGGGTGCAAGCCAAATACCGTTTCATACACAGCTTTGTTAAATGGCCTGTGCCACAATGGGAAATCGTTAGAGGCAAGAGAGATGCTGAATGTAAGTGAGGAGCATTGGTGGATGCCAAATGCCATAAGTCACAGTGTTGTGATGCATGGTTTTCGTAGGGAAGGAAACTTGTCCGCAGCTTGTGATTTGGTTAGGAAAATGGTTGGAAAGGGATTTTTTCCAACTCCAGTTGAAATTAACCTGCTAATACAGTCTCTGTGTCAAAATCAGGAAGTAGTTAAAGCTAAAAGATTTTTAGATGAATGCCTGAATAAGGGTTGTGCCATCAATGTCGTAAACTTTACTACTGTAATTCACGGTTTTTGTCAGATTGGTGACTTGGAAGCTGCTCTATCAGTGCTAGAAGACATGTACTTAATCAACAAACATCCTGATGTTGTCACATTTACAATATTGTTTGATGCATTGGGGAGGATAGGTAGATTGGACGAGGCTGCTGAGTTAATAACGAAGATGCTGTGCAAAGGTTTGGATCCTACTCCGGTAACATATAGGACAGTCATTCACCATTATTGTAAATGGGAGCAAGTGGATGATATGTTGAAACTATTGGAAAAAATGCTTGTTAGGAAGCCATTAAGAACATTATACAATCAAGTAATTGAAAAGCTTTGTGCTTTTGGGAAACCCGAGGAGGCTGAGAAACTTCTGGGAAAGGTTTTGAGAACAGcatcaaaccttgatgctaaTACATGCCATGTTCTCATTGAAAGCTATCTGACTAAAGGGCTTCCTCTATCAGCAAATCGAGTGGCTTCTAGAATGTTCAGTCGTAATTTGATTCCTGATTTGAAGTTGTGTCAGAAAGTGAGCAAGAAACTAATGTCGGATGGAAAGTTGGTTGAGGCTGATAACCTTATGTTGCAACTTGTCGAGCGTGGAATACAACAAAATGAGATGAATTTGTGA
- the LOC140174303 gene encoding zinc finger BED domain-containing protein RICESLEEPER 3-like, with translation MDSTNIDVVAQEQQEETPIEETANFVPDESASVFASMQPTFKMPSRNTIKKDILEIYEVEKLNINKMMDVNDSRVAITTDMWTSNQKKGYMLVTAHYIDNSWNLQMRVFRDVFARLKQKDSNYKNVPSNEEWKLAKEICAKLKLFYDVTQLFSGTQVPTTNIYFNKVCEIHVGLEKWVVSPNPVISSMACMMKKKFDKYWEDIHGIMGVAVILDPRYKLDGLEYKFARVCEDSNECTRKVERIKQAYYELLHEYQKNTSNSSNMYVESTQELRVNAGEYDDVGYQLYIRQKKKEKGSFVKTEFDHYVEKDVHPLTPDFDILAWWKVNGVRFPTLQKIARDIFAIPVSTVASESSFSTSGRIIATHRGSLHEDTVEALMCNQN, from the exons ATGGATAGTACCAATATAGATGTAGTGGctcaagaacaacaagaagaaactCCTATTGAAGAAACTGCTAATTTTGTTCCAGACGAGTCTGCCTCAG TGTTTGCTTCAATGCAACCAACGTTTAAGATGCCAAGCCGAAACACAATCAAGAAGGATATCTTGGAAATATACGAAGTGGAGAAGCTTAACATAAACAAGATGATGGATGTAAATGATAGTCGAGTGGCTATTACAACTGACATGTGGACTTCCAACCAGAAAAAAGGATACATGCTTGTTACAGCACACTACATTGATAATTCATGGAATTTACAAATGCGGGTATTTAG AGATGTCTTTGCTCGACTAAAACAAAAAGACTCCAATTATAAAAATGTGCCAAGTAATGAGGAATGGAAACTTGCAAAAGAAATTTGTgctaaattaaaacttttttatgaTGTGACTCAATTATTTTCTGGAACTCAAGTTCCAACTACCAACATTTACTTCAATAAAGTATGTGAGATACATGTTGGATTGGAAAAATGGGTTGTTTCTCCTAACCCAGTTATTAGTAGCATGGCATGTATGATGAAGAAAAAGTTTGATAAGTATTGGGAAGACATTCATGGCATTATGGGTGTTGCTGTAATTCTAGATCCTAGGTATAAGCTTGATGGGCTTGAATATAAGTTTGCTAGGGTATGTGAAGATTCTAATGAATGCACAAGGAAAGTTGAGAGAATCAAACAGGCATATTATGAGTTACTTCATGAATATCAAAAGAATACATCTAATTCAAGCAATATGTATGTGGAATCTACACAAGAGCTTAGGGTTAATGCAGGTGAATATGATGATGTTGGTTATCAATTGTATATTagacaaaagaagaaggaaaaaggttCATTTGTGAAGACGGAATTCGATCACTATGTGGAGAAAGATGTTCATCCTTTAACTCCTGATTTTGATATATTAGCTTGGTGGAAGGTAAATGGAGTTAGGTTTCCAACTCTTCAGAAAATTGCAAGAGACATATTTGCCATTCCTGTGTCTACTGTTGCTTCTGAGTCTTCTTTTAGCACAAGTGGCCGTATAATTGCTACTCATCGTGGTAGTCTTCATGAAGATACGGTAGAAGCTCTTATGTGCAATCAAAATTAG